A window from Cryptomeria japonica chromosome 1, Sugi_1.0, whole genome shotgun sequence encodes these proteins:
- the LOC131028705 gene encoding protein SPIRAL1-like 3 translates to MGRGVCSGRGQSSLGYLFGGEASVPTKDIPQNNESVPRNNENDNKQPISNNYHRADGQNVGNFITGRPSTKVQSVPGGGSSLGYLFGGQK, encoded by the exons ATGGGTCGAGGTGTTTGCAGTGGAAGGGGGCAAAGCTCTTTGGGATACCTATTTGGAGGAGAAGCCTCAGTGCCCACAAAAGATATCCCTCAAAACAATGAAAGTGTCCCTCGAAACAATGAAAATGACAATAAGCAGCCAATTTCTAATAACTACCATCGAGCTGACGGTCAGAATGTTGGGAATTTCATTACT GGGAGACCTTCGACAAAAGTGCAGAGTGTACCAGGTGGAGGGTCTTCTCTTGGTTATCTCTTTGGAGGACAGAAATGA